The Setaria italica strain Yugu1 chromosome IX, Setaria_italica_v2.0, whole genome shotgun sequence genome has a window encoding:
- the LOC101771345 gene encoding desiccation-related protein PCC13-62 isoform X2: MASYASASFMLLLLLQLWSCSEALPGGHLVDPTCPPEWPSVVAMSSEHGEPSCQPPAPRIPVAVFPYDVDPMQFALNLEFTEVEFFLHGAYGVGLDKIAPKLALGGPPSVGARKANLDEVTWPIIAEFGLQEVGHVRSIQRTVGGIPRPLIDLSAHNFARVMDEAFGYKLDPPFDPYINSLNFLLASYVIPYLGLNGYVGTNPIIDGYETKKLLAGLLGVESGQDAAFRTLLFGRRDEAVPPYNVTVAEFTDRVSALRNRLGRCGVKDEGLTVPRELGAEGAICTNVLSADRDSLSYSRTPAELLRILYLTGDEHVPGGFYPDGANGKIARSFLGKPRGANESPKN; encoded by the exons ATGGCGTCCTATGCTTCGGCTTCGTTCATGCTCTTGCTGCTCCTGCAACTATGGTCTTGCAGTGAAGCATTGCCCGGCGGTCACCTTGTCGACCCGACCTGTCCTCCGGAGTGGCCATCAGTGGTGGCCATGTCCTCCGAGCACGGCGAGCCGTCATGCCAGCCGCCAGCGCCACGCATCCCGGTGGCCGTGTTCCCCTACGATGTTGACCCGATGCAGTTCGCCTTGAACCTGGAGTTCACCGAGGTCGAGTTCTTCCTGCACGGGGCGTACGGCGTGGGGCTCGACAAGATCGCGCCGAAGCTGGCGCTGGGCGGCCCGCCGTCCGTCGGCGCCAGGAAGGCCAACCTCGATGAGGTGACATGGCCCATCATCGCCGAGTTTGGCCTCCAAGAAGTTGGCCACGTCAG GTCTATCCAGCGCACGGTCGGCGGGATTCCTCGGCCATTGATAGATCTCAGCGCCCACAACTTCGCCAGGGTGATGGACGAGGCGTTCGGGTACAAGCTGGACCCGCCCTTCGATCCCTACATCAACAGCCTCAACTTCCTGCTGGCCTCCTACGTGATCCCCTACCTCGGCCTCAACGGCTACGTCGGCACCAACCCCATCATCGACGGCTACGAGACGAAGAAG CTTCTAGCTGGGCTGCTGGGGGTGGAGTCAGGGCAGGACGCGGCATTCCGGACGCTCCTCTTCGGGCGCCGCGACGAGGCCGTGCCGCCGTACAACGTCACGGTGGCCGAGTTCACGGACCGCGTGTCGGCGCTGCGCAACCGGCTGGGGCGGTGCGGGGTGAAGGACGAGGGGCTGACGGTGCCCCGCGAGCTGGGCGCCGAGGGCGCCATCTGCACCAACGTGCTCTCCGCCGACAGGGACTCGCTCTCCTACTCCCGGACGCCCGCCGAGCTTCTCAGGATCCTTTACCTCACCGGCGACGAGCACGTGCCCGGCGGGTTCTACCCGGATGGCGCCAACGGGAAGATCGCCAG GTCGTTCCTTGGCAAACCACGTGGCGCCAACGAGTCGCCTAAAAACTAA
- the LOC101771345 gene encoding desiccation-related protein PCC13-62 isoform X1: protein MASSHAAAAPFLLVLLLQLCSSGLALPSKFIDQTCPPERLPAVALLSNGGPFLCNPPAPRVPVAVFPHDVDPVQFALNLEYTEAEFFLHGAYGAGLDEAAPGLARGGPPPVGARKANLDEETRRVVSEFALQEVGHLRVIQQTVGGFPRPLLNLSADNFARVMDNAFGYRLNPPFDPYTNSLNFLLACYVIPYLGINGYVGTNPIIDGYKTKELVAGLLGVEAGQDAAFRTLLFRRRGEAVPPYNVTVAEFTDRVSALRNRLGRCGVKDEGLTVPRELGAEGAICTNVLSADRDSLSYSRTPAELLRILYLTGDEHVPGGFYPDGANGKIARSFLGKPRGANESPKN from the exons ATGGCATCATCACATGCTGCTGCCGCTCCATTCTTGCTCGTGCTGCTACTCCAACTATGCTCCTCGGGTTTAGCATTGCCCAGTAAGTTCATTGACCAGACCTGTCCTCCGGAGCGGCTGCCGGCGGTGGCTCTGCTCTCCAATGGCGGACCCTTCTTGTGcaatccgccggcgccgcgcgttCCGGTGGCCGTGTTCCCCCACGACGTTGACCCGGTGCAGTTCGCGCTGAACCTGGAGTACACCGAGGCCGAGTTCTTCCTCCACGGCGCGTACGGCGCGGGGCTCGACGAGGCCGCGCCGGGGCTGGCGCGGGGCGGGCCCCCGCCGGTGGGCGCCAGGAAGGCCAACCTCGACGAGGAGACGAGGCGCGTCGTCTCGGAGTTTGCCCTCCAGGAAGTTGGGCACCTGAG GGTTATCCAGCAAACAGTTGGCGGGTTTCCACGGCCGTTGCTAAACCTCAGCGCCGACAACTTCGCCAGGGTGATGGACAATGCGTTTGGGTACCGGCTGAACCCTCCCTTCGACCCCTACACCAACAGCCTCAACTTCCTGCTGGCCTGCTACGTGATCCCCTACCTCGGCATAAACGGCTACGTCGGCACCAACCCCATCATCGACGGCTACAAGACCAAGGAG CTCGTCGCAGGGCTGCTGGGGGTGGAGGCAGGGCAGGACGCGGCGTTCCGGACGCTCCTCTtccggcgccgcggcgaggcCGTGCCGCCGTACAACGTCACGGTGGCCGAGTTCACGGACCGCGTGTCGGCGCTGCGCAACCGGCTGGGGCGGTGCGGGGTGAAGGACGAGGGGCTGACGGTGCCCCGCGAGCTGGGCGCCGAGGGCGCCATCTGCACCAACGTGCTCTCCGCCGACAGGGACTCGCTCTCCTACTCCCGGACGCCCGCCGAGCTTCTCAGGATCCTTTACCTCACCGGCGACGAGCACGTGCCCGGCGGGTTCTACCCGGATGGCGCCAACGGGAAGATCGCCAGGTCGTTCCTTGGCAAACCACGTGGCGCCAACGAGTCGCCTAAAAACTAA
- the LOC101771739 gene encoding 40S ribosomal protein S21 produces the protein MQNEEGKMVDLYVPRKCSATNRIIIAKDHASVQINIGHLDENGLYDGHFTTFALSGFVRAQGDADSSLDRLWQKRKAEIKQ, from the exons ATGCAGAACGAGGAGGGTAAGATGGTGGACCTCTACGTCCCCAGGAAGTG CTCTGCCACTAACAGGATCATCATCGCCAAGGACCATGCCTCTGTCCAGATCAACATTGGTCACTTGGATGAGAATGGCCTGTACGATGGTCACTTCACCACATTTGCTCTCTCTGGATTCGTCCGTGCTCAG GGTGACGCCGACAGCTCGTTGGACAGGCTGTGGCAGAAGAGGAAGGCTGAGATCAAGCAGTAG
- the LOC101772688 gene encoding cell cycle checkpoint control protein RAD9A isoform X1: MELSMSGSSLRTFGRCVTFLARVASELVLQAHPAKVRRPISSSPDRRVGFPQLILTRSLPLTFHDFHQLELHTLNSSRSAYGSVSLARDFFDHYHLDAAASAPSSTPLQCSVLLKSLLAVLRTPHAALDRLVISLPEPDAPKLQFTLHCLNGVRKTYWIVCSAEPEVQSLALDRGRFPSRLAIRPRELARLLSNFQSSLQELTIIATDPAAVLPDAGGDVGGKAVELRSYNDPAKDDCDTRLHTQLWIDPAEEFVEYVHAGDPVDVTFGVKELKAFLTFCEGCEVEILLFFEKTGEPVLLVPRFGFDDGSASDFEATLVLATMTVSQLADSNDAQQPAISAQHNGEPRAATTPSVLNHTKIWSELSGNTPKSFEANRETHAQKKSNASTSMLNDTSMPNVANAPRMPPVADNANNTMQHLQMDHLEEHPEVLSAIPRSQHHPSNWVGADDHDDDNEDEELLVQTTPHYMD, translated from the exons ATGGAGCTGTCGATGAGCGGCAGCTCGCTGCGGACGTTCGGCCGGTGCGTGACCTTCCTCGCGCGCGTCGCCTCCGAGCTCGTCCTCCAGGCGCACCCCGCCAAGGTTCGCCGCCCAATCTCGTCGTCCCCCGACCGCCGCGTGGGGTTTCCCCAACTGATTCTTACGCGTTCTCTTCCTCTGACGTTTCATGATTTTCATCAGCTGGAGCTGCACACGCTCAACAGCTCGCGGTCGGCGTACGGCTCGGTCTCCCTCGCGCGCGACTTCTTCGACCACTACCACCTCGACGCCGCGGCTTCGGCGCCGTCATCCACGCCGCTGCAGTGCAGCGTCCTCCTCAAGTCCCTGCTCGCCGTCCTCCGCACGCCGCACGCCGCGCTCGACCGCCTCGTCATCTCACTCCCAGAACCTGATGCGCCCAAGCTCCAATTCACTCTCCACTGCCTCAACG GTGTCAGGAAGACGTACTGGATCGTGTGCAGTGCGGAGCCCGAGGTGCAGTCGCTGGCGCTCGACCGGGGTCGGTTCCCCAGCCGCCTCGCCATCCGGCCACGGGAGCTCGCGCGCCTGCTCTCCAACTTCCAGTCCTCGCTGCAGGAGCTCACAATCATTGCCACAGATcctgctgcagtgctgcctGATGCTGGCGGGGATGTTGGGGGCAAGGCCGTTGAGCTCCGGAGCTACAATGACCCTGCGAAAG ATGACTGTGACACGAGACTGCACACACAGCTGTGGATTGACCCTGCTGAGGAGTTCGTGGAGTATGTCCATGCTGGTGATCCAGTGGATGTAACCTTTGGGGTAAAAGAACTGAAG GCTTTTTTGACATTTTGTGAAGGGTGTGAGGTTGAAATTCTCCTATTTTTTGAGAAGACTGGCGA ACCTGTTCTTTTGGTTCCAAGATTTGGATTCGATGATGGATCAGCATCTGATTTTGAAGCTACTCTAGTTCTGGCCACCATGACTGTATCACAACTAGCCGACAGCAATGATGCCCAACAGCCAGCTATATCAGCACAACACAACGGAGAACCAAGGGCTGCTACTACACCATCAGTCTTGAACCATACTAAAATATGGTcagagctttcag GTAATACTCCCAAAAGCTTTGAAGCTAACAGAGAAACACATGCCCAGAAGAAGAGTAATGCAAGCACTAGTATGCTGAACGACACGTCAATGCCCAATGTTGCAAATGCTCCACGCATGCCACCAGTTGCAGATAATGCAAACAATAC AATGCAGCATTTGCAAATGGATCACTTGGAAGAGCATCCTG AAGTTCTCAGTGCTATCCCAAGGTCGCAGCATCACCCGAGCAACTGGGTAGGTGCTGATGATCACGACGATGATAATGAGGACGAGGAGCTTCTAGTCCAAACAACACCTCACTACATGGACTGA
- the LOC101772688 gene encoding cell cycle checkpoint control protein RAD9A isoform X2 has translation MELSMSGSSLRTFGRCVTFLARVASELVLQAHPAKLELHTLNSSRSAYGSVSLARDFFDHYHLDAAASAPSSTPLQCSVLLKSLLAVLRTPHAALDRLVISLPEPDAPKLQFTLHCLNGVRKTYWIVCSAEPEVQSLALDRGRFPSRLAIRPRELARLLSNFQSSLQELTIIATDPAAVLPDAGGDVGGKAVELRSYNDPAKDDCDTRLHTQLWIDPAEEFVEYVHAGDPVDVTFGVKELKAFLTFCEGCEVEILLFFEKTGEPVLLVPRFGFDDGSASDFEATLVLATMTVSQLADSNDAQQPAISAQHNGEPRAATTPSVLNHTKIWSELSGNTPKSFEANRETHAQKKSNASTSMLNDTSMPNVANAPRMPPVADNANNTMQHLQMDHLEEHPEVLSAIPRSQHHPSNWVGADDHDDDNEDEELLVQTTPHYMD, from the exons ATGGAGCTGTCGATGAGCGGCAGCTCGCTGCGGACGTTCGGCCGGTGCGTGACCTTCCTCGCGCGCGTCGCCTCCGAGCTCGTCCTCCAGGCGCACCCCGCCAAG CTGGAGCTGCACACGCTCAACAGCTCGCGGTCGGCGTACGGCTCGGTCTCCCTCGCGCGCGACTTCTTCGACCACTACCACCTCGACGCCGCGGCTTCGGCGCCGTCATCCACGCCGCTGCAGTGCAGCGTCCTCCTCAAGTCCCTGCTCGCCGTCCTCCGCACGCCGCACGCCGCGCTCGACCGCCTCGTCATCTCACTCCCAGAACCTGATGCGCCCAAGCTCCAATTCACTCTCCACTGCCTCAACG GTGTCAGGAAGACGTACTGGATCGTGTGCAGTGCGGAGCCCGAGGTGCAGTCGCTGGCGCTCGACCGGGGTCGGTTCCCCAGCCGCCTCGCCATCCGGCCACGGGAGCTCGCGCGCCTGCTCTCCAACTTCCAGTCCTCGCTGCAGGAGCTCACAATCATTGCCACAGATcctgctgcagtgctgcctGATGCTGGCGGGGATGTTGGGGGCAAGGCCGTTGAGCTCCGGAGCTACAATGACCCTGCGAAAG ATGACTGTGACACGAGACTGCACACACAGCTGTGGATTGACCCTGCTGAGGAGTTCGTGGAGTATGTCCATGCTGGTGATCCAGTGGATGTAACCTTTGGGGTAAAAGAACTGAAG GCTTTTTTGACATTTTGTGAAGGGTGTGAGGTTGAAATTCTCCTATTTTTTGAGAAGACTGGCGA ACCTGTTCTTTTGGTTCCAAGATTTGGATTCGATGATGGATCAGCATCTGATTTTGAAGCTACTCTAGTTCTGGCCACCATGACTGTATCACAACTAGCCGACAGCAATGATGCCCAACAGCCAGCTATATCAGCACAACACAACGGAGAACCAAGGGCTGCTACTACACCATCAGTCTTGAACCATACTAAAATATGGTcagagctttcag GTAATACTCCCAAAAGCTTTGAAGCTAACAGAGAAACACATGCCCAGAAGAAGAGTAATGCAAGCACTAGTATGCTGAACGACACGTCAATGCCCAATGTTGCAAATGCTCCACGCATGCCACCAGTTGCAGATAATGCAAACAATAC AATGCAGCATTTGCAAATGGATCACTTGGAAGAGCATCCTG AAGTTCTCAGTGCTATCCCAAGGTCGCAGCATCACCCGAGCAACTGGGTAGGTGCTGATGATCACGACGATGATAATGAGGACGAGGAGCTTCTAGTCCAAACAACACCTCACTACATGGACTGA
- the LOC101773097 gene encoding rapid alkalinization factor yields the protein MASSRQAVPLLLLLAAVAALVGSATAGAELTALHARMAAEWAWSAASSSDDDSCWGSPEECPVVHDVGAEGAGAGAAARARMRLQQAYYYDVNTAATLLPTAQYISYGALMRDSVPCSIPGASYYNCQPGAEANPYTRGCSEITQCRG from the coding sequence ATGGCCTCGTCACGGCAGGCTgtgccgctgctgctcctcctcgcggccgtggcggcgctcGTGGGGTCCGCGACGGCAGGTGCAGAGCTGACGGCCCTCCACGCGCGCATGGCGGCGGAGTGGGCGTGgtcggcggcgtcgtcgtccgacGACGACTCGTGCTGGGGCTCCCCGGAGGAGTGCCCCGTCGTGCACGACGTGGGCGccgagggcgccggcgccggcgccgcggcgagggcCCGGATGCGGCTGCAGCAGGCGTACTACTACGACGTGAACACGGCGGCCACCCTGCTGCCGACGGCGCAGTACATCAGCTACGGCGCTTTGATGCGGGACTCGGTGCCGTGCTCCATCCCCGGCGCGTCCTACTACAACTGCCAGCCAGGCGCCGAGGCCAACCCCTACACGCGCGGCTGCTCCGAGATCACCCAGTGCCGCGGCTAG
- the LOC101773507 gene encoding ATP-dependent Clp protease proteolytic subunit-related protein 3, chloroplastic, with amino-acid sequence MASTSTFLSMRIPTPSPAHAASSPSLPLPLLRQARGGAASSALVARAAPGAPSPLFNPRGDPFLSTLAAASPEDLVAAAGGERRGEDHLPFLEIFQNAKLMASPAQVERSSSSYSQHRPRRPPPDLPSLLLHGRIVYIGMPLVPAVTELVVAQLMYLEWMNSKEPVYIYINSTGTARDDGEPVGMESEGFAIYDAMMRMKAEIHTLCIGAAAGHACLVLAAGKKGKRYMFPHAKAMIQQPRIPSYGMMQASDVVIRAKEVVHNRNTLVKLLARHTGNPPEKIDKVMRGPFYMDSLKAKEFGVIDKILWRGQEKYMADTLSPDEWDKVAGVRRPDLM; translated from the exons atggcctccacgTCCACCTTCCTCTCGATGCGGATCCCCACCCCATCCCCTGCCCACGCCGCCTCTTCGCCTTCCCTCCCGCTTCCCCTGCTCCGGCaggcgcggggcggcgcggcgtcctCGGCTCTGGTGGCACGGGCGGCGCCGGGAGCTCCGTCGCCGCTTTTCAACCCCAGGGGAGACCCTTTCCTGTCCACCCTCGCGGCTGCATCACCGGAGGACCTAGTGGCCGCCGCTGGTGgcgagcgccgcggcgaggaCCACCTGCCGTTCCTCGAGATCTTCCAGAACGCCAAGCTCATGGCCTCGCCCGCGCAG GTGGAACGTTCTAGCAGTTCTTACAGTCAACACAGACCTAGAAGGCCTCCACCAGATTTGCCTTCATTGCTTCTTCATGGTCGAATTGTTTATATTGGAATGCCG TTGGTGCCAGCAGTGACTGAGCTTGTTGTTGCCCAGTTGATGTACCTTGAATGGATGAACAGTAAAGAGCCTGTTTATATATACATCAACTCAACAGGAACAGCTCGTGATGATGGTGAACCG GTCGGGATGGAGAGTGAAGGTTTTGCCATCTACGATGCAATGATGCGTATGAAAGCTGAG ATCCACACACTCTGTATAGGAGCTGCAGCTGGTCATGCTTGTCTTGTGCTTGCAGCTGGAAAGAAAGGCAAACGCTATATGTTCCCTCATGCTAAAG CTATGATTCAACAACCTCGTATACCATCATATGGGATGATGCAAGCATCAGATGTTGTTATTCGAGCAAAGGAG GTCGTGCACAACAGGAACACATTGGTCAAGCTTTTAGCAAGGCATACGGGAAAT CCACCAGAGAAAATAGACAAGGTAATGAGAGGGCCATTTTACATGGACTCCTTGAAGGCAAAGGAGTTTGGAGTCATTGACAAG ATCCTTTGGCGCGGTCAGGAGAAGTACATGGCTGATACGCTCTCCCCAGATGAGTGGGACAAAGTTGCTGGAGTCAGACGCCCTGATCTAATGTGA